The sequence TTGTTCTTCGTTCTTTGGGATACCAGTTGCACCGATCAACCAAGAAAGGCTATACTAACTATTCTGATTGCGAATTATCTCCAATGGTAAGCCATCGGCATCGGCAATAAACGCCACTTCATAGACGGTTTCCCCAATCATCTGTTGTTGGGGTTCAAATAATACTTTTAAGGGAGAAAATTGGTCTGGGTTCTGTTCTGAGGCTTGTTGAAAGCGCGATCGCGCATTATTTAACCATTCTGGCAAACTTTTCGCATATTCTGTCACATCAAAGGATAAATGATAATATCCCACATAATGTTCATCATGAAACGCATCAGGGGCGGGTTTCGGTTGCGGGATTTGGATTAGTTCCAGACGAGAGTTCCAACCTTTTAACCAACAAGCGAGGGTATAGCCTGTGGTAAAGCGCTCTTGAATTGTAAAACCTAATAATTCGTAAAACGCGATCGCGCGATGAATATCTCCCGTGCGAATAGAAACGTGGTGCATCATTTCTTTAATTAATTATGAATAATTGTTGCGGATTCAGGGGTCATTGCACAAAAAACAACGTGGATACGTTTCCTAGAACGTCTCCCATCAAACGACCTATTCAAATAAGCGGAAATAAGGATAACGAACGGGAACACCAGGTTCTTTTTCTAAATCGAAGTTAATCACGCCCCAACGAGGGTCTTCCACTTCGTCAGGGCTAAAAGCAATTGGTAAACCGTATAATCTTAACTGGTTTTCGGTGCTATCTCCCCAGCGCGATCGATGTTTCTCCAGATAAGAACTCACTAATTCTTGATATCGCTTAGCAATAATCACCCGTGTTGCACGATATCCTTGAGTATATAGCCGATCCAGTGCTTCGTGAATTTCAAAACGAATCCCATCTGGGTGAGTGTGTTGGCGATACCATTGACCTTCCCACATCCGCCAGCATCGTCCAGACTGCAAATGAACCAACTCTTCCGTCTTCGGATCTGCTTCAAACGCCCCATGACGCGAACATAAATACGTATCGGTTAACGTCAGCGCGGGAATCGTTTGACGACAGTGGGGACATTTAATTTCCGCCCCAAAAATTGGGTATTGCAAAGCTGGATCCATACTTTTATATTTTAGTTAAGTGCTACGCCCTCAGCGTTTCTATTATATCGAACCAGAAAGCAACACTCATTGATTCTTACCGCTTGTTAACCCTTTAGCATTCTCGGGGCATCATGAGATTATTCCACTCCGAAACTTTAAAGATATGCGTTTCATCAATTTTACCCTCGCAGGAGTCACCTTTTTTTTCTTAGCAGCAGGAGAAGTCGCCAGCGCGATCGTTGTTTCAGGTGATCCTAGCGAAGGAGAGAGTACCTTGGGGTCTAGTTTTGACCCCGATGACCCTTACTATGTTGTTCAACCTGGAGAGACTGATCCAATTTCTGGAATTAGCCTTGATGGGGTTGCTGATTTGAGTATTAGCACTAATTCAGGAGGCTTTCGCTGTACTGGTTCGAGGATTGGTAGTAATTTAGTGTTAACTGCTGCTCACTGTGTTACTGATGGTAGCGGAAAGTTAGACGCGAACAGTGTAACAGCTACGTGGGAACTGAGCGGTGGTGATGTTAGTGCAACCTCTCAAAACATTACCTTTCATCCCAATTGGGATGGTAATGTAGGAAACGGATATGATGTGGCTGTCATTGAGACGGCGAACGAGATTGTTAATTCCGTTCCCACCTATGATCTATTTCTAGGGAATAACGAAGGTGGTGTTCATACAAAAGTCGGTTATGGTCGTTCGGGAAATGGTAATGATGGTAGTACCATTGGTTCTGGGACAAAGCGACAAGGACAAAATGTTTACGAGGCTTTTTTGAACGATAGTGATGAAAACCCTGGGATTTTACTCTTTGATTTTGATGACGGAACTGACATCAGAAATAATGATGATTTTTTTGGTAATAGTGGTCTTGGGGTTGGAGTTGCAGAAATCAACTCAGCCCCAGGAGACTCAGGAGGACCGACTTTTGTTGATGGTTTAATTGCTGGGATTACTTCTTTTGGTAGCCGTTTCCATAGCCCTCCCGATATTGACGAAACAGTTAACAGTACCTTTGGTGAAATTTCTGGAGATGCGAGGGTTTCACAATATAGCGATTTTATTTTGAGTTTTGATGATCCGACCCCTGTTCCGTTTGGTATTAATCAATCATTGGGTATCCTATTTTTAGGTGGAATGCTTGCGGGTCGCCAATTACGGAAACATTATAAAAAACAATAACCCCCTAAATGGTCACAGGTGAATCAACATAAACGGTGGGTTCGGTACAAGTAAATTCAATTCCATAGCCGATTAGTTTTTCGGTAATGGTGTCATTAGCCAGTTCTAATAATCGCTTACGAAGTTGGAAAGAGTTTTCGTTAGAACCCAAGATAAAAAAGGTAACACGGGCGCGAGTACCTGGTTTATTTTCAGGTTGAAAAAGGGTGATTCGGGTACTCCCTGGATCAATTCCAAATAAAGCATTCGTACTTTGTTTCACTACTTGTTCTACTAATGCTTCTTCTTCACCTTTTAAGGGTCTCATAAAGTCGAGATAAAGTAACGCCATCACTTTTTTACTACGGGTAATATTTTCTACCACATCTAGGTTCGCCATGACAGAATTGGGAACAATAATTAATGTCCCTTTTGCCACAATCCGAATCTTAGTTGAACGTAAACCAATGGATTCTACATTTCCTAGTGCGCCATCAGGAAAAGCGGGCCAACTCCACATCCGAATATATTCACCTGGAATAAAAGGGCGATCCAGATATAATACAAGTGTTCCTAATAACTGTTCTAGAGTTTTTTGAGCAGCAAATGCAATCGCTAACCCGCCAATTCCCACACTGGCTAATAGTCCAACTAGATTAATTTGTTGACTTTGTGCAAACGCGATCGCGGCAATAAAGCCAATAAAAATATTGATTAATGTTTCAAAAACCAGTAATAATTCATCAACTTCTCGCCCTAATT comes from Halothece sp. PCC 7418 and encodes:
- a CDS encoding S1 family peptidase, producing the protein MRFINFTLAGVTFFFLAAGEVASAIVVSGDPSEGESTLGSSFDPDDPYYVVQPGETDPISGISLDGVADLSISTNSGGFRCTGSRIGSNLVLTAAHCVTDGSGKLDANSVTATWELSGGDVSATSQNITFHPNWDGNVGNGYDVAVIETANEIVNSVPTYDLFLGNNEGGVHTKVGYGRSGNGNDGSTIGSGTKRQGQNVYEAFLNDSDENPGILLFDFDDGTDIRNNDDFFGNSGLGVGVAEINSAPGDSGGPTFVDGLIAGITSFGSRFHSPPDIDETVNSTFGEISGDARVSQYSDFILSFDDPTPVPFGINQSLGILFLGGMLAGRQLRKHYKKQ
- a CDS encoding VOC family protein gives rise to the protein MHHVSIRTGDIHRAIAFYELLGFTIQERFTTGYTLACWLKGWNSRLELIQIPQPKPAPDAFHDEHYVGYYHLSFDVTEYAKSLPEWLNNARSRFQQASEQNPDQFSPLKVLFEPQQQMIGETVYEVAFIADADGLPLEIIRNQNS
- a CDS encoding mechanosensitive ion channel family protein, which gives rise to MEIIFSFFQNLLRSLQSELFNQQTQTFLIEFSKTFAIFLVLVFLSLMIARYASLRVIRLVITRLAPQQFGVIYDKLISPIEGLFQIAGTFILLALSLNVLENYQAFYDFLRFFNDLALVLSLAWLASRLVRQVMRVYGLEIIRKLGREVDELLLVFETLINIFIGFIAAIAFAQSQQINLVGLLASVGIGGLAIAFAAQKTLEQLLGTLVLYLDRPFIPGEYIRMWSWPAFPDGALGNVESIGLRSTKIRIVAKGTLIIVPNSVMANLDVVENITRSKKVMALLYLDFMRPLKGEEEALVEQVVKQSTNALFGIDPGSTRITLFQPENKPGTRARVTFFILGSNENSFQLRKRLLELANDTITEKLIGYGIEFTCTEPTVYVDSPVTI
- a CDS encoding TIGR02652 family protein, encoding MDPALQYPIFGAEIKCPHCRQTIPALTLTDTYLCSRHGAFEADPKTEELVHLQSGRCWRMWEGQWYRQHTHPDGIRFEIHEALDRLYTQGYRATRVIIAKRYQELVSSYLEKHRSRWGDSTENQLRLYGLPIAFSPDEVEDPRWGVINFDLEKEPGVPVRYPYFRLFE